In Panulirus ornatus isolate Po-2019 chromosome 2, ASM3632096v1, whole genome shotgun sequence, the DNA window CTAGGGTAGCTATGCTCCTTAATGGTGAATTTTCAGTGGCTGATTATTTGAAGGCATGAGGCAGTCACTTTTTGTTGATAGCTTTGAGTGGTTGCCCATGTTATCACAACTGATAAGTATTATATACACTTCCATAATTCACACACAAGAAAAATGCTGAAGGGAAAAGTAAAGTACATTACAgctctacatacatatatatttttttttttatacttgactACCATGTTtcacatgagcaaggtagcaccaagaacaggaaaagaaaggccacacccactcacatccactctcttgctgtcatgtgcaatgtccTGAaaacagctctctatccacaatcaGGGTCCATAgactactgacagcatgttgaccctttataccacatcattccaattcatactatcccatgcacacctttcatcctccagcatgttcaggccctgctcacttaaaatctttttcattccatccttacacctccaatttggtctccccattttccttattcacttttgacacatatatcctctttgtcaatcattctttccatacgtccaaacagtttcagcacatccttttcagctCCCTCTCtcacattcattttattaccagatctctctctcttaccctttcattacctacttggtcaaaccacttcacaccacatttcatttccaacacgtccaacctcctctgcacagccttatctatagctcatgccttacatccatataatattgttagacttccatgccttcaaacatacatactcattttgccctcccagataacgatctctctttctacacattcttcaacgctccttccatgcactcctcaatgcacccaggctttggctccctcctccacctcacaaatCACTTCATCTTTCACAGTTCCATCAATTCCTAGGCAACATTCTAATCCCATCCTCTTTAACTTAGCTTCACTAAAAGCCAGAAAATGAAAGTCTCTCTTGTCAAATATAGACttctctctcccatctcatctGGGCTAAATCTATATCTAGACTTTCCAGCCTGAGCCTCGGTCAAATATCTGTACCTTACAAGCCATTCTACTgctacacacacattcagatatcATGAAATTATATCTGAATAAATTTCGCAACTTTTGTGGCATTTTACTTTCTCTGACTATCCTTTTGTCCAACAGGAATCTACATGACCAGCAACACATTCAGGTATCAGCCCTCTGAGACTTCACCATCTTCCTAGTAATGCCCTGTCCAGTCAACTGGTTAAGAGTGGTATTGAAAATTAAACCTGTATAAATCACAGTTTCCAGGGCAGGAAACAATTCACTTTTCAAATATATGCCTGAAGACAGAGACTTCTAGAAATGCAATAAAAActtatcatacatatatttatataaaataagtTACATAGTACTGTAATCAGATGTACAATTCATGAGCCACAAAATTTCTTATGCATGAAAATGTCAATATATAATGCAATTTCACTTATTTACAGCCTCTACTGAGGTCATATGAAATCCCCTTCATTATTACAACAAAAATAAACAGGAATCTtttaaatgataaaaagaaatgtacatgttttataAAGTCATATTTCTGAATTTACTTCACTTCTCATCTAGCATAATGCAgaaaaattttatcaaaaatgttttatcttttgaacattcttcgGTAAATCATCGACAGTAAATTTCAAAAAAGACTTTTTCTTTGTTTAAGCATTACCAGCACTGTACTTCATGTCTGAGGCAATTTATTTCTGAGTTCAAATTCAAGAAAGGACTGAAATTCTTCTCTATTACTATCATCTACAGCTTCCGCAAGCTCAGGAGGAAAATGCAATGTACCATTTCGAACAGCTGCTAAGACACTCTGACGTCCAGCATTTACACAGCGAGAAAAATCTGACAACTCTCTGGGTCCCATTTTACCTTGTAAACGTGCTTCTTTTATCACTTGCCCTACAATtgtgcgcatatatatatctgcctgatgaacaacattgctggaacactTAAAACGTGCTTCTGCAATTTCTAATTCATGGTTCTCTAAAGGGGTTACTGGTGACTTAAAAGTACGGTAAATTGTATCCCAAACAACATGCAATTCCTCCAAGTTGTCAGACTTAAGAATACATGTGGAAAATTCCCAGTTGTGTTCCCCTGGTAAAGGAGGCTGTAGTTTTGCTGCCATAGTCTCAATCACTTCAGTAGGCACAGGCATTTCCCTCTGCAAATTTTGCTGAATAGCCACATCTATGGTACACTCTATGAACAGCTGACAAAATCCAACTGAGTGTTTCCTTGCTAACTGGAAATATTCATATCTCATGCTCCTATAATAAAAATTATCATCCAACAGAACAACATATGATGCATCACTTTCTACAACTGCATTTGAAAGATTGAAGAAACTGAGAAGACAGGTATTCTGACTTCTAGTTTTTAGGCATTTAACAAGCTCATCAACTTTTGAAAGCACAATACCTCTTGCATTTTTCCAAGTCTCAGATTCACTATGATTCTGCTTATCACTCTGCTTGAGTTCAACAAACTTTCTCTGGACTGACAATGGAATTATATCATCAAAACAAACATGAAGGATACAAAGCATCTTTGCTACACATCTCTTCTTCAAATAAAATGAAAGTTTTTTACAAACTGTCGACTTTCCAGCTCCTGGTAAGCCTACTAACAAGACAAGAGCAACATTTGTTTCCATTTTACTAACTAATACAAAGTCCTTTAATATAATTTCACTTTTCATTTAGCTTTTCTCCTTCAACCTGGGAGAGGTTGGTATCTGGTTCATCTTCAGCCATCATTTTAACT includes these proteins:
- the Pstk gene encoding L-seryl-tRNA(Sec) kinase, which encodes METNVALVLLVGLPGAGKSTVCKKLSFYLKKRCVAKMLCILHVCFDDIIPLSVQRKFVELKQSDKQNHSESETWKNARGIVLSKVDELVKCLKTRSQNTCLLSFFNLSNAVVESDASYVVLLDDNFYYRSMRYEYFQLARKHSVGFCQLFIECTIDVAIQQNLQREMPVPTEVIETMAAKLQPPLPGEHNWEFSTCILKSDNLEELHVVWDTIYRTFKSPVTPLENHELEIAEARFKCSSNVVHQADIYMRTIVGQVIKEARLQGKMGPRELSDFSRCVNAGRQSVLAAVRNGTLHFPPELAEAVDDSNREEFQSFLEFELRNKLPQT